The Spirosoma foliorum genome has a window encoding:
- a CDS encoding MOP flippase family protein, translating into MSNTKKAMNGGKWITISTVISTLFQFVQVAILARVLAPSDFGIVSISNLIIAFFTVFANLGFSNSIIYKQESDPNVLSTLYYLNLLIGLFIFIVIHISTPFIISFYHEPKLDHVLNLSSYYFVIAYFGQIYMFLLEKELRFKSVAIIDIGGTVIGSAVTITLAYNGYHELSLIIGSLVMQTIKSALQITFGRQFFKPRLFFNLGNIQEHLRFGLFGMGDGFLGFVQTNVDNIFLGGMLGVKMLGYYTIAYQLCVFPIMKLNPIILQVAYPILAKMKENTADLKKSYLKILDFISYCNLPLLAGLFITADGVVPLIYGPGWDQTAELIRIFVFVGIFICLSHPLYTIAFTKGKPNLLFYLNLGTLIVKIPLVYFFGTRWGVTGIASAFMLTTFLNMLVNFGMVHYLIGDFIGEFLKNIAKPVTFCLVMVGIISLYKSFVGYTGLVNTMVEIALGGVVYAVFTLAYKLSFSELKAYRQGLM; encoded by the coding sequence ATGAGTAATACAAAAAAGGCAATGAACGGGGGTAAGTGGATCACCATTTCCACTGTTATTTCAACCCTGTTTCAATTCGTGCAGGTCGCCATACTCGCTCGCGTACTGGCTCCGTCTGATTTTGGCATTGTCAGTATCAGCAATTTGATTATTGCGTTTTTTACGGTCTTTGCCAATCTCGGTTTTTCGAATTCGATCATCTACAAGCAGGAAAGCGACCCAAACGTTTTATCAACGTTGTATTACCTAAATCTGCTGATTGGCTTATTCATCTTTATCGTCATTCATATCAGTACCCCGTTCATTATATCGTTTTATCACGAGCCTAAACTAGACCATGTACTAAACTTATCTTCTTACTATTTCGTGATTGCTTACTTTGGCCAGATCTACATGTTCTTGCTGGAAAAAGAGCTTCGTTTCAAATCTGTTGCCATTATTGACATTGGTGGAACCGTAATTGGATCGGCGGTTACGATAACGCTTGCCTATAACGGCTACCATGAACTGTCGCTTATTATTGGGTCGTTAGTGATGCAGACCATAAAATCTGCGCTACAGATTACATTCGGGCGTCAGTTTTTCAAGCCGAGGTTATTCTTTAATTTGGGTAACATCCAGGAACACCTCCGTTTTGGCCTCTTCGGCATGGGCGATGGCTTTTTAGGCTTCGTACAAACGAATGTCGACAACATTTTTCTCGGGGGTATGTTAGGCGTCAAAATGCTTGGCTACTACACCATTGCGTATCAGTTGTGCGTCTTCCCGATCATGAAACTCAACCCGATCATTTTGCAGGTTGCCTACCCAATACTGGCCAAGATGAAGGAAAACACCGCCGACCTGAAAAAGTCGTACCTGAAGATTCTGGATTTCATTAGCTATTGTAACCTGCCGCTTTTGGCGGGCCTATTCATTACGGCCGATGGTGTTGTCCCCTTAATTTATGGTCCTGGCTGGGATCAAACGGCCGAGCTAATTCGCATTTTCGTCTTTGTTGGAATTTTCATTTGCCTGAGCCACCCTTTGTATACAATTGCCTTCACCAAGGGAAAGCCTAACCTGCTCTTCTACCTCAACTTAGGTACATTAATCGTCAAAATTCCACTCGTCTATTTCTTTGGAACTCGGTGGGGCGTAACGGGTATAGCCAGTGCGTTTATGCTAACCACTTTTCTTAATATGCTCGTCAACTTTGGTATGGTGCATTACCTGATTGGCGATTTCATAGGCGAATTCCTGAAAAACATAGCGAAACCCGTTACGTTTTGCCTGGTGATGGTGGGTATCATTAGCCTGTACAAATCATTTGTTGGTTATACAGGCTTAGTCAACACTATGGTAGAAATCGCCTTGGGTGGGGTTGTTTATGCCGTTTTCACATTAGCGTATAAGCTTTCATTCTCTGAATTAAAAGCCTATCGACAGGGGCTCATGTAA
- a CDS encoding gliding motility-associated C-terminal domain-containing protein: MFSAIRKFIRNTFLIANKLRIAICLVAWLFYSCFQAATAQVCADPSGGIVFNQTFGTASNPVSITGLTTYEYEPIDCPGDGQYTITSALESDCFNATWYTVATDHTAGDVQGNMLVINGGDKAGLFYQQPVGALCKGTSYEFSMWVLNLLKTGTCLDALIPNLTIRVETTEGLLIQSIDIGQILQTDTPTWRRCSILFTAPESNDEIVVKLINNQGDLGCGNDMLIDDLQVKQCSECVGQPELVYVPDAFTPNNDGVNDTMSVFLQSAASDSFTLKVYNRWGSLIFTSSDPAHKWDGNFAGTPCAVGTYTWEITYKSSSSPKRETVQTGRILLMR, translated from the coding sequence ATGTTTTCTGCGATCCGTAAATTTATCAGAAACACTTTTCTGATAGCGAACAAGTTACGAATAGCAATCTGCCTGGTTGCCTGGCTATTCTATAGCTGTTTCCAAGCCGCTACTGCTCAGGTTTGTGCAGACCCATCTGGAGGAATCGTATTCAATCAAACATTTGGTACTGCCAGCAACCCTGTTTCAATAACCGGATTAACTACCTATGAGTACGAGCCAATAGATTGCCCAGGCGATGGCCAATACACCATTACGTCAGCACTCGAGAGCGATTGTTTCAATGCAACCTGGTACACGGTTGCAACTGATCATACTGCGGGCGATGTACAGGGCAATATGCTGGTTATCAATGGAGGAGACAAAGCTGGACTATTTTATCAGCAACCCGTAGGGGCTCTTTGCAAAGGAACCAGTTATGAATTTTCGATGTGGGTGCTGAATCTACTGAAAACAGGAACGTGCCTGGATGCGCTGATCCCTAATCTGACAATACGTGTAGAGACGACAGAGGGACTGCTTATTCAATCGATCGATATTGGTCAGATTCTGCAGACAGACACACCCACCTGGCGTCGTTGTTCAATTTTGTTTACGGCACCAGAATCTAATGACGAGATTGTTGTAAAGTTAATTAACAATCAGGGCGATTTAGGGTGTGGCAATGATATGCTTATCGACGATTTACAGGTAAAACAGTGCAGCGAGTGTGTAGGGCAACCTGAGTTAGTGTATGTTCCGGATGCTTTTACGCCAAACAATGATGGTGTAAACGACACCATGTCTGTTTTCCTTCAGTCTGCTGCCTCAGACTCGTTTACTTTAAAAGTATACAATCGGTGGGGCAGTTTAATTTTTACCAGTTCTGATCCGGCTCACAAATGGGACGGCAATTTTGCGGGTACACCTTGTGCTGTAGGCACTTATACCTGGGAGATTACCTATAAGTCGAGCTCATCACCCAAACGTGAAACCGTTCAAACTGGCCGTATTTTACTGATGCGTTAA
- a CDS encoding gluconate 2-dehydrogenase subunit 3 family protein: MQRRSVLKNLAMTFGGLVSLPAWASGWTPDAPGYVSTLAFDDELLLSEIVGTIIPETTTPGAKSLKVHQFAMRMIADCYGEPAQTLLKQGLPLADSTAQQAYAKPFSGCDAPQRLDVLAKMTTSTDTRGKAFVDMIKQLTIQGYMNSEYYLVNVEKFNMAPGFYHGCVPVSKLAVQGGR; encoded by the coding sequence ATGCAACGACGTTCCGTACTGAAAAACTTAGCCATGACCTTCGGCGGCCTAGTAAGTCTGCCAGCCTGGGCTTCTGGCTGGACACCAGATGCGCCGGGTTATGTTTCTACCCTGGCCTTCGACGATGAGCTTCTTTTGAGTGAAATTGTGGGGACAATTATTCCGGAAACGACTACGCCGGGCGCAAAATCGCTCAAAGTACACCAGTTCGCGATGCGGATGATTGCTGATTGTTACGGCGAGCCTGCTCAGACGTTGCTGAAACAAGGGCTTCCATTGGCAGACTCAACAGCGCAGCAAGCCTATGCAAAGCCATTCAGTGGCTGCGATGCGCCCCAACGCCTGGATGTACTGGCCAAAATGACTACCTCAACCGATACGCGTGGAAAAGCATTTGTCGATATGATCAAGCAATTGACCATCCAGGGGTATATGAATTCTGAATACTACCTGGTTAACGTGGAGAAATTCAACATGGCTCCCGGTTTTTATCATGGTTGTGTTCCTGTATCCAAATTGGCTGTACAGGGTGGTCGGTAG
- a CDS encoding 4'-phosphopantetheinyl transferase family protein has product MPDAFLSSTTLSAVSWQPLSACSYADTVAIFRFYVANAVDYQYPELQDHEVERAQLYHRQEDRLRYIYTRRILRILLGRYVNKRPHELCFIEGINKKPELDDNAGWFMNVSHSGDWIVVAIAKSSVGVDTEWVNPDFTFQDIVPQSFSQQEQEYIEASANRRFAFYDLWTRKEALLKATAKGLDDDFAQVPALVGTYVLESRLIGASGHWVVAGFSICDDYPAAVAYRPINEVPKFYTVDSGLFSHFES; this is encoded by the coding sequence ATGCCTGATGCCTTCCTATCCAGTACGACTCTGTCAGCTGTTTCGTGGCAACCTTTGTCGGCCTGTTCTTATGCCGATACAGTAGCGATCTTTCGGTTTTACGTAGCCAATGCTGTTGATTATCAATACCCTGAATTACAAGATCACGAAGTTGAACGGGCACAGCTGTACCATCGACAGGAGGATCGTCTTCGCTACATTTATACCCGACGTATCTTACGAATCTTGCTTGGGCGCTATGTAAACAAGCGCCCGCATGAGCTATGTTTTATTGAAGGTATCAATAAAAAGCCCGAACTTGACGATAATGCAGGTTGGTTTATGAATGTCTCACACTCAGGCGATTGGATCGTTGTCGCTATTGCGAAATCCAGTGTAGGCGTCGATACCGAATGGGTCAATCCCGATTTTACATTTCAGGACATAGTACCGCAAAGTTTTAGTCAGCAGGAGCAAGAGTATATAGAAGCTAGTGCCAATCGTCGTTTCGCATTTTACGACTTATGGACCCGGAAAGAGGCCCTACTTAAAGCGACGGCGAAAGGACTGGATGACGATTTTGCGCAAGTTCCAGCTCTGGTCGGTACATATGTACTGGAAAGTCGGCTGATTGGGGCGTCAGGTCATTGGGTGGTGGCTGGCTTTTCTATTTGCGATGACTATCCGGCTGCAGTTGCCTATCGGCCAATAAACGAGGTACCTAAATTTTATACGGTTGATAGTGGCTTATTTTCTCATTTTGAGTCATAA
- a CDS encoding T9SS type A sorting domain-containing protein produces MQTTLNRRRGGGGKRGAAPELAGVGAQAASFVKLARQYANGMPVWITETGYDINQGSPFHALSTGRKTALETQADWILRTALLFSRVGIDRVFFFQAYDDNPANPVQFSSMGLLNTDKTRKPAADYIYQAMNLLGDYRYKESLKPVGGPSDLLIDRYELNGRSSYVLMIPDERDRTDTYTLAIPKGDTVQICTPTAGRDQMTRRIQVSQTGTIRLSVSETPVFVVPVSISAPDLSTLQFVSAPSTNSVDLLVENNSLSPVEISVYNSTGQRFRQVSLPKSGRIFRTQLDLRQLPKGNYLLAVQQGKARVVRKWVKAQ; encoded by the coding sequence ATGCAAACGACGCTCAATCGTCGCAGGGGGGGCGGAGGAAAGCGCGGAGCGGCTCCTGAGCTGGCCGGTGTGGGTGCTCAGGCAGCTTCATTTGTCAAACTAGCCCGTCAGTATGCAAATGGAATGCCCGTCTGGATTACGGAAACGGGTTACGATATCAATCAGGGAAGCCCATTCCATGCGCTGTCTACTGGCAGGAAGACCGCTCTGGAAACGCAGGCCGACTGGATTCTGCGAACCGCTTTATTGTTCAGTCGGGTTGGTATTGATCGTGTATTTTTCTTTCAGGCCTACGACGATAATCCAGCCAATCCGGTTCAGTTTAGTTCGATGGGTTTACTGAATACGGATAAAACCCGCAAACCCGCTGCGGATTATATATACCAGGCAATGAACCTATTGGGCGATTATCGCTATAAAGAGTCGCTTAAACCCGTTGGCGGCCCCTCCGATCTACTCATTGATCGTTACGAACTAAATGGCCGTTCGTCTTATGTACTCATGATACCTGATGAGCGAGATCGAACAGATACCTATACGTTAGCGATTCCGAAGGGCGATACCGTACAAATTTGTACACCAACTGCTGGTCGCGATCAGATGACCCGAAGGATACAGGTAAGTCAAACAGGCACCATACGATTAAGCGTCAGTGAAACGCCAGTCTTTGTCGTACCGGTATCAATTAGTGCTCCCGATCTAAGCACCTTACAGTTTGTCTCGGCTCCATCAACAAATTCCGTAGATTTACTGGTAGAGAATAACAGTCTGAGTCCAGTAGAAATTAGTGTTTACAACAGCACAGGCCAACGGTTCAGACAAGTAAGTTTGCCAAAGTCAGGGCGTATCTTTCGTACGCAACTCGATTTAAGGCAATTACCAAAAGGTAATTATCTGCTGGCGGTCCAGCAGGGGAAGGCAAGGGTAGTCAGAAAATGGGTTAAAGCCCAGTAG